CAGCACCAGGGCGTACCCGCGGTGGTAGTCCGGCGGCCCCCACTCGTAGAAGTACCGCGATCGCGACGTCACCTGCAGGACCGCCGGGAACAACCCCGGTCCCACCGGCGTGAGCAGCGCCGCCAGCGCCGAGGCCACCGGCACCGCCGCCATCCGCACCAGGGTCCGCCGCGGGTGCGCCCGGTCCAGCGCCAGCCCCGCCACCGCCACGGACCCCACGACGATCCCGATCGGCCACATCCCGTGGCACGTCGTCCAGACGTAGGTGACCGGCACCAGCACCCACGGCACCCGTCCGCGGTCGCGGGCCCGGAGCCACAGCGCGGTGGTGACCACGACCAGCACGTAGCTGATCACCTGCGGCCGCATCGACAGGCCCGGCGTGCACGCCACCAGGGTCAGGGCCACGAGCACCGCCGCGACCAGCGGCTCGGCGTACCGGCGGCAGGACCAGTAGAGGACCAGCGCCAGGGTCAGGAACTGCAACCCCGACAGCCACGCCACCCCCGGCAGCCCGAACCACTCCTCGGTCCGGGCCATCACCACCTGCGGCAGCCACTGCGTCGGCACCCAGTCCGCGGTGGCGAGCGTGCTCACCGACCCCGGGTGCCGGATCGACCACGCGCCGGTCAGGAACTCGTGGCCGAAGCGGAGGTGGAAGTAGGTGTCGAGGTTGTCCAGCGGCCCGGCGCTGCGGACGAGCAGGACGCCGACGACGACGGCCAGGACGAGCGCGGAGAGGCTGCCACGGACCGTGGTCGCGGTCCGCGGCACCCCCTCGGCGGAGTCGGGACCTGGGTCAGGACACCGTGTAGGAGAAGGTCGCGGCCGCCAGCGGGTTGCCGGCCACATCGGTGATGCCGTCCTTGATCTTGAGCTGGTAGACGGCGCCCTTCTTCAGGCGCCCCTTGTGGGAGATCTTGGCCTTGGTGCCGCTCTTGTCCAGCTTCACCTTGAACTTCACCTTCCCACCCTTGCCCTTGCCCTTGAGCTGGATGGTCTTGGCCGAGACCCCCTGGACCTTCTCGCTGAAGGTCAGGGTGATCGCCGCCTTCACCTTGAGCCCGCCGTCCGGCTTGCGCTTGGTGATCGTCGGGACGGTCGCGTCCACGCTGAAGGCGCGCCAGTCGCTGGTGCCCATGACGTGGTCGGAGGAGTCCAGGGCACTGACTCGCCACTGGTAGCTGCCGGTGGCCAGCTGGCCGGTGGGCGCCCACGCGCTTGCGCGGGTGGTGACCACCTCGCCGTTGGTCGACCCAGCGGCCCGACGCTCCCACCGGTACGACGCCGCTCCGGTCACCGCGGTCCACGTGAAGAGCGAGTCGCGGACCGGGAGGCGGACGCCGGCCGCGGGGGACACCAGGGCTGGCATCCCCGGCTGCACCTGGAACTGGCCCCAGGCGCTCCACGGGCCGTTGTTGCCTGCGCTGTCGACCCGACGGACGCGCCACACGTACGACGTCCCGCTCGGCAGCTCCTGGAAGTCCGCCCACGCGGTCTGCTGGACACCGCCCTGCGAGAGCACCAGGTTGCTCGGCGACGCGGCCGTGTCGCCGTTCTGGTAGACCTCGAGGGTGTAGGAGCTCGCGTAGTTGCTCGCGCTCCACTGGAACGGCTGGGTGGCTGGGCTCGGGCCGCTGGGCCCGAGCAGCTGCGGCGCAGGCGAGGCCTTGGTGAAGGTCGACGCCGTGCTGGGCAGGGTGAGCAGGTTCCCCGAGCCGTCGACGACCTGCACCCGCCAGTAGAGCTGGCCTTCGGGGTAGAGGCGATCAGCGGACGTGTACGTCGTCTGGTCGACGGTGTTGTCGTCGATGATGTTGGTGAACGCCTCGTTCGTGGCGACCTGGACGCGGTAGCTCATCGCGGTCTGTGTGCCCACCTCGCCCGTGCTGGGACTGGCGTTGGCCGGGTTCTGGCTCGTGGCGCCGTAGTCCTGCCACGAGAACGTGATGTCGTCGCCGTCGTCCGCCGACACCTGGAGCCCCTGCACCGTCGGCGAGGTCTTGTCGAAGGCGTGGTTGGCCTTGAGCGGGTCCGGGGCGCAGTTGTCGTAGGACTTGCAGGGCCGGACGAACCAGTAGTAGGCCACCCCGGCTTGGCTGTCGGGCATCGCGATGGTGGGGCTCCAGCGCGTGTTGGTCGTGCGCGGGAGCGAGCCCGAGTCGGAGTAGCTTCCGTAGACCATGTTCTGGAAGTTGCGGTCCCGCGAGACGTAGACCATGTACAGGTCCGCATCGGGCACCGGGTCCCAGTCGAGCACGGGAGTCTCGCGCATGGTCGTGCAGATCTGCACGACGCCGCTGACCGGATCCTGGGCGCAGCCGCCGGGCTGCGCGACCGGCTTGGTGCCGCCGCTCCCGTTGTCGAGGAGCGTCTTCGGGTGCAGCGCGACACGCTGTCCGTCGACGGGGTCCAGCTCGGCGATCGTGAAGTCGCCCGTGACGCCGTCGCCGATGGGGGAGTTGTTGGAGTTGAACGCGCGGACGAACCAGTAGTAGTCACCGGCGTTCAGGAACTGCGAGGAGTCGTCGGTCCACGCGGGGAACGTCGGGCTGCCGCTGAGCGCGGAGACGAACGGGTTGCCCTGGGTGCCGACGAAGATCTTGTAGTAAGCCGCTCCCGGCATCGGCTCCCACCGCAGGGCCGGGAACCGGGTGGTCGAGGCTGACGGTGACGGCGCGAGAGGGGTGAGGGGAGCGGCAGCCGTGGTCGGCACCGTCCCGGTCAGGCTGAAGGTGCCCTGGGGGGGACAGCTCGATCGGGTTGCTGGTCCCGAAGGCGTCGTAGGCCTGCACGGTCCACGAGAAGGGACTGTTGGCGGGGTCGAGGCTCGTCGGGGTGTAGGACAGCGACTTGGTGTCGGCGACGACGGCCCCGCCGTTCCAGCTGATCGTGACCCGGTAGTGCTCGGCGTCGAGGAACGGCTTCCACCGGAGAGTGGGGATGTCCACGGACCCGCTCTTGGGCGAGATCACCTCGACGTGACCCGGGTTGTAGACGAACTTCGAGATCGCGGAGTAGACGCCCTGGATCTCGGACCCGGCGCCGTCGAGGGCCTTGACGCGCCAGTAGAGGACCTGGCCGGGGCCGGGCTGGCAGCCGATGGCTCCCGGTCCGTTCAGCGCGAACGGCACGAAGGTGGTCTGGGTCGTGAAGCAGGAGTCGTAGGTGCCGGGCGAGAAGTTCTGGTTCGGCCCGACGTCGAGGCGGTAGCGCGAGGCCAGGCGCGCCGGCGTCCACTGGTAGTAGAAGTCGTCCGGAACGGTGGGCGAGAGCGCGTTCGCCGGGTAGGTCAGCACCGGGACGGCGCCGGCCCCTTCCCAGGTGCGCTGGAAGTGGCGCACCGGGACCGTCGTCCAGTCCGGCGCCTTGTCGAACATCGACCGTGGCCGGACCTGCCACCAGTAGTCGTCGACGTCGTAGGTCTTCGGCGGGGAGAACCGCGTCCCGCGCAGGTTGCGCTGGTCGATGATCGTGTTGAACGAGTCGTCGGTGCTCACGCGGATGTCGTAGGTCATCGCGCCGGGGAGCGGGTTCCAGCCGAAGACGACCTGCTCGACCTGAGCGTCCGGCGCGGGGGACGTGACGGTGATCGCACCCAGCGTGCCGATGGTGTAGGACCGGGCCGCCGACGAGAACGTCGTCTGGCCGCTGCCGACCGTCGCCGTGACGCGCCAGCTGTAGGTCCCGACGTCCTGCTGGCTCCCCTCGGCCCAGACCATCGACGTGCCTCGTGTCCCGGCCGTCCGGCTGTCCACCCAGTCCGGCGTCGCGCCCTTGTCGACCTCGACGGTGTAGGAGGTGGCGCCGGCGACCGGGTTCCAGCGGAGCAGCGGGGCCTGGGAAGGCTGGGCCAGGGTGGCCCCGTCGTCAGGCGCCAGCAGGGTCGGGCCGGCCAGCTTGTTGCGGCTGAACGAGCCGTTCGCCCACCCACCGGTCTCGCCGTCCTTGCGCGCCCGGACCCGCCAGTACAGCTTCGTCATCGGCAGCTGCTCGGTCGGCGTGGCGTGGGTGTTGACCGTGCCCTGGTCGTAGACCGGACTGGAGTAGTCGCCGTTCGCGGAGACCTGGACGTCGTAGCTCGTCGCGCCCTTGACCGGCGACCACGAGAGCACCGGGTTGACGTCGGTCACGCCGCCCTGGGGCTGGAGACCGTCGGGGGTGCCGACCCCGGCCGCCTGGGCCGGCCCGCCGAGGGCCGTCGCGGTCCCGAGGACGAGGGCGATCAGCAGGACCAGCAGCGCTGCCCGGCGGGCGCGTGCGGGGTGGGGACGGACGGTCACGGAGCCTCCCGGGAAGTGGACCAGACGACGGTAAGCAGGACCGGGGAGGGCCGATCGACGAACGGGCACCCAATGGCCCGAACGGACTACCCGTCAGCGACGATCGGTCTCACCCGGGAGGGGCTGCGTGAGGATCAGTCGGAGTCGGACATCCAGCCCGGCGGCGGCGCCAGCAGCTGCACGTCCTCGCTGTCCTCGACGACGGTCCAGCCCTCGGAGTGGACCAGCGCGTAGCCGAGCGGCGTCTCGGGGTCCAGGAAGGCGTACGCCGGCTGCGCGTCACGGATCATGTCGTCCCAGCCGGGCTGGAGGTCGTTGATCTTGGACATCGTCTCGAGCTCGTGGGTCGTGTAGATGTCGCCGTACCCGCTGAACATGAAGTCGAGGTCGGGGTAGCGGTACATGAGGAAGCCGCCGAAGACCGACTCGTCCAGGATCCGCGTCCCGGCCGGCATCGAGGCGAAGGCGCCGTCGACCCACTCCGGCTGCGGGGGCGTGTGGTCGCTCGTGGTCGGCACCAGGAGAGCCAGTACGACGAGCGCGGTGACCGAGGAGCCGACGGCGAAGAGCCGCTCCCGCCGCCGCTGCCGGCGCACCGGGCCGACCACCCGCTGCAGCTGGGCGGCCGCCACCGGGACGAGCAGGGCGGCTGCCACGGGGACCGTGCGCGCGGAGTACACCGCGAAGCCGGCGGCGAGCCCGACCAGCAGGATCGTCGTCCAGTCCGCGCTGCGCTTGACCATCACCAGCACCGTGACCAGCAGGAGGAGCAGCAGCGCCAGGCAGTTCGGCATGGTGAAGTCGGGCGGCTTCCACTCCGAGAAGTACTGGCCCCGGGAGTTCACCAGGAGCACGGCCGGCAGCAGCTTGGCGCCCACGGGGGTCAGCAGCCCGCCGGCCAGCCCGGCGACGACCGGTACGGCGCCCAGGAGCAGGGCCCTGCGTCCCCGCACGACTCCGTCGAGGACCAGGCCGAGCACGGCCACGGCCGACACGATGACCCCGAGGGGCCACATGCCGTGGCACATCGCCCACACCCAGAGCAGAGGGACGAGCCACCAGGGCGAGCGCCGCGAGCCGGCGCGGACGGCGAGCCAGAGCGCCGTGACGAGCGTGGTGGCCAGGTAGCTGAGGACCTGCGGGCGCATCGAGATGCTCGGCGCGCAGGCCAGGAGCGCGACCACGACCAGCGGGGCGGTGACCACACGGTCGGCCCACCGCCGGGCGGCGAGGTAGAAGGTGAGGGCCAGGCCCACGAACTGCAACCCTGCGAGCCACGCGACGCCGGGCAGCCCGAACCACTGGTCGAACTGGGCCATGACCTCCTGCGGGAGCCACTGCGTCGGCACCCAGTCGGCGGTCGCCCACGACGTGACGTGACCGGGTGAGCGCAGCGACCAGCCCTCGAGGAACTCGCGGCCGAACCGGAGGTGGAAGAAGGTGTCGGGGTTCGACAGCGGCGCCGCGGCGGTCCGCACCATGACCACGAGGGTGGCCAGGAACATCGCGGCCGGCACGACCGTGCGGGCCACGAAGGTCACGGGACTGGTGCCCGTCTCGGGCGCTCGCGTGGTGGCGCCGGCGTCGGGTGGGCCGGGCGTGTCGGTGGGGATGGGGCCGGGGGCCGTGGTCGTCATGCCGCCTCCTGTCCCCAGCAGGCTAGGTGCGGAGGTGACCCCAGGTCCGCGGTTCCGGTCAGAACGGCCCGGACGGGCGGGGCCGCCGACGGGCGGCTACTCGATCCCGAGCGAGAACGCGGCCTCGAGGTCGATCTGGGAGTAGGCCCGGAAGGCGATGTGGGTCTCGGTCGACAGCACGCCGGGGACCTTGTTGACGCGGTCGGCGACGACGTCGGCGACGTCCTCGTGGGCCTTGACGCGGACCAGCACGATCAGGTCGATCTCGCCGGTGACCGAGTAGACCTCGCTGACGCCGTCGAGGGCGGCGATCGCCTCGGCCACCTCGGGGATGCGGGCCACCTCGGCCTTGACGAAGCTGATGGCGGTGATCACGGGCTGAGCCTAGCCACGTCGCTAGCGCGCCGGCTGGGCGACGGTGCCGAGGTCGCGGCGGTCGCGGAAGGGGACGAGCGAGCGGCGGGAGTGCTCGACGGCGTCGTGGACGGCGAGGTGGCGGCCGGCGCCGGCGACGGGGCAGGCCCACTCGCCGACGACGTCGACGAGGCGGACGCCGTCGGACTCCAGCCAGCGCAGCACCTTCTCGGACTCCTCGGCGGTGGCGGCGGGGACCGGGCCGAGGGCGGGGGAGAGGGGGAGATCGACGGTCTCGGCGGACAGGCGCAGCTCGTGGACGTACTGGTGGGCGTCGGCGCCGGGCGGGATGACGCCGGCGGCGGCGAGGCGGCCGTGGCGCACGACGTGCACCGACCAGCGTCCGTCGTCCTCGCGGCGGGTGGCGACGATCTCGGGGCAGCGGGAGAGGGCGGAGAGCCGCTGGGTGCGGGCGGCGGCGCGGACGAACGCCGCGAGGCGGTCGCGGTGGACGCCGGCCTCCTCGAAGCGCTCGTCGCCGGCCAGAGCCTCCATGCGCTGGTTGATGGCCTCGACGACCTCGTCGGGGCGCCGCACGAGCGTGTCCTGGAGCAGGCGCACGACCGAGGCGTACGTCGTGTGGTCGACGCTGCCGTCGCAGGGGGCGAGGCAGCGCCCCAGCTCGGCCAGGACGCACGGGCTGCGGGAGGGGACCTTGCCGAACCGGTCGCTGCACTGGCGGACGGGGAACGTGTCGTGGAGCGCGGCCAGGCACTTCTCGGCCGCCTTGCGGGAGGAAAAGGGGCCGAGGTAGTCGGCGTCGTCGGCCAGCACCTTGGTCACGAGGGAGAGTCGGGGCCAGGGCTCGCGGGTGAGCTTGACGAAGTGCATACGCTCGGGGAAGCGGGAGCGCCGGTTGTAGCGCGGTTTGTGCTCGGCGATGAGGCGCAGCTCGCGGACCTGGGCCTCGAGAGGCGTGCTGCAGACGATGCCCTCCACGGTCGTGGCCAGGCCGACCATCTCGCCCATCCGGGAGCGGGTCTCGGAGGCGGTGAAGTAGGTGCGGACGCGGGTGCGCAGGTCGCGGGAGGTGCCGACGTAGAGCACCCGGCGCGAGTCGTCGCAGAACAGGTAGACCCCGGGGGAGTGCGGCAGCCCCTCGGCCAGGTGGCGCTTGCGGCGCTGGGCGGTGGAGACCTTGGCCGAGAAGGTCTGGAGCTCCTCGAGGGTGTGCACGCCGAGGCCGCCGAGCCGCTCCATGAGCCCGTGGAGCACGTCGACGGTGGCGCGGGCGTCGGAGAGCGCCCGGTGGTTGGGCGTGGTGCCCGACCGGAAGACCCGGGCCAGCGAGGACAGCTTGCAGTTGGGCGCGTCGTCGCGGGTGATGACGCGGCGGGCCACCTTGGCGGTGTCGACGACCTCGAAGTTGGGCCACGGGCGGCCCTGCTCGTGGGCGAAGTGCTTGAGGAAGCCGACGTCGAACGGTGCGTTGTGGGCCACCAGCACCGAACCCGCGGCGAACTCCAGGAACGCCGGCAGCGCGGACTCGATCGGCGGGGCGTCGGCGACCATCGCGTTGCTGATGCCGGTGAGCACGGCGATGAACGGCGGGATCTGGGTCTGCGGGTTGACCAGGGTCTGGAACTCGCCCAGCACCTCGCCGCCGCGGACCTTGACCGCGCCGATCTCGGTGATCATCGAACCGTCCGCCGCCGATCCGCCGGTCGTCTCGAGGTCGACGACGACGAAGGTCAGGTCGCGCAGCGGGCGCCCCAGCTCGTCGAACGTGCGCTGGGACTCCCAGCGGGCGGTCGTCGTGCTCACGGTCCGGACGCTAGGCGGGAGCGCCGACACCGCGGCGGAGCACACGCCTGACTAGGCTGAAGACGATGTCATCGTTCGAGCAACCGCCACCGCCCCTGCCCCCGGGCCACCTGCGCGTCGTACCCCTGGGCGGCGTGGGTGAGATCGGCCGCAACATGACCGTGCTGGAGTACGGCGGCCGGCTGCTCGTCATCGACTGCGGGGTGCTGTTCCCGGAGGAGCACCAGCCGGGCGTGGACCTGGTGCTGCCGGACTTCACGTTCCT
This genomic window from Nocardioides anomalus contains:
- a CDS encoding Ig-like domain-containing protein; its protein translation is MRETPVLDWDPVPDADLYMVYVSRDRNFQNMVYGSYSDSGSLPRTTNTRWSPTIAMPDSQAGVAYYWFVRPCKSYDNCAPDPLKANHAFDKTSPTVQGLQVSADDGDDITFSWQDYGATSQNPANASPSTGEVGTQTAMSYRVQVATNEAFTNIIDDNTVDQTTYTSADRLYPEGQLYWRVQVVDGSGNLLTLPSTASTFTKASPAPQLLGPSGPSPATQPFQWSASNYASSYTLEVYQNGDTAASPSNLVLSQGGVQQTAWADFQELPSGTSYVWRVRRVDSAGNNGPWSAWGQFQVQPGMPALVSPAAGVRLPVRDSLFTWTAVTGAASYRWERRAAGSTNGEVVTTRASAWAPTGQLATGSYQWRVSALDSSDHVMGTSDWRAFSVDATVPTITKRKPDGGLKVKAAITLTFSEKVQGVSAKTIQLKGKGKGGKVKFKVKLDKSGTKAKISHKGRLKKGAVYQLKIKDGITDVAGNPLAAATFSYTVS
- a CDS encoding fibronectin type III domain-containing protein, whose product is MTVRPHPARARRAALLVLLIALVLGTATALGGPAQAAGVGTPDGLQPQGGVTDVNPVLSWSPVKGATSYDVQVSANGDYSSPVYDQGTVNTHATPTEQLPMTKLYWRVRARKDGETGGWANGSFSRNKLAGPTLLAPDDGATLAQPSQAPLLRWNPVAGATSYTVEVDKGATPDWVDSRTAGTRGTSMVWAEGSQQDVGTYSWRVTATVGSGQTTFSSAARSYTIGTLGAITVTSPAPDAQVEQVVFGWNPLPGAMTYDIRVSTDDSFNTIIDQRNLRGTRFSPPKTYDVDDYWWQVRPRSMFDKAPDWTTVPVRHFQRTWEGAGAVPVLTYPANALSPTVPDDFYYQWTPARLASRYRLDVGPNQNFSPGTYDSCFTTQTTFVPFALNGPGAIGCQPGPGQVLYWRVKALDGAGSEIQGVYSAISKFVYNPGHVEVISPKSGSVDIPTLRWKPFLDAEHYRVTISWNGGAVVADTKSLSYTPTSLDPANSPFSWTVQAYDAFGTSNPIELSPPGHLQPDRDGADHGCRSPHPSRAVTVSLDHPVPGPAVGADAGSGLLQDLRRHPGQPVRLRAQRQPDVPRVDRRLLAVPERR
- a CDS encoding Lrp/AsnC family transcriptional regulator, translated to MITAISFVKAEVARIPEVAEAIAALDGVSEVYSVTGEIDLIVLVRVKAHEDVADVVADRVNKVPGVLSTETHIAFRAYSQIDLEAAFSLGIE
- a CDS encoding DEDD exonuclease domain-containing protein codes for the protein MSTTTARWESQRTFDELGRPLRDLTFVVVDLETTGGSAADGSMITEIGAVKVRGGEVLGEFQTLVNPQTQIPPFIAVLTGISNAMVADAPPIESALPAFLEFAAGSVLVAHNAPFDVGFLKHFAHEQGRPWPNFEVVDTAKVARRVITRDDAPNCKLSSLARVFRSGTTPNHRALSDARATVDVLHGLMERLGGLGVHTLEELQTFSAKVSTAQRRKRHLAEGLPHSPGVYLFCDDSRRVLYVGTSRDLRTRVRTYFTASETRSRMGEMVGLATTVEGIVCSTPLEAQVRELRLIAEHKPRYNRRSRFPERMHFVKLTREPWPRLSLVTKVLADDADYLGPFSSRKAAEKCLAALHDTFPVRQCSDRFGKVPSRSPCVLAELGRCLAPCDGSVDHTTYASVVRLLQDTLVRRPDEVVEAINQRMEALAGDERFEEAGVHRDRLAAFVRAAARTQRLSALSRCPEIVATRREDDGRWSVHVVRHGRLAAAGVIPPGADAHQYVHELRLSAETVDLPLSPALGPVPAATAEESEKVLRWLESDGVRLVDVVGEWACPVAGAGRHLAVHDAVEHSRRSLVPFRDRRDLGTVAQPAR